Proteins encoded together in one Pantoea sp. CCBC3-3-1 window:
- a CDS encoding Hok/Gef family protein, with the protein MERRPVMAQKLFVLSLIVVCLTLISVIWITRGSLCELHVKQGGTEIVASLACESVR; encoded by the coding sequence ATGGAAAGGAGGCCAGTGATGGCACAAAAATTGTTCGTTCTCAGTTTAATAGTGGTCTGTCTAACGCTAATAAGCGTTATCTGGATTACGCGTGGTTCGCTTTGCGAATTGCATGTTAAACAGGGAGGTACGGAGATTGTAGCCAGCTTAGCCTGCGAATCTGTAAGGTAA
- the rpsU gene encoding 30S ribosomal protein S21 — translation MPVIKVRENEPFDVALRRFKRSCEKAGVLAEVRRREFYEKPTTERKRAKASAVKRHAKKLARENARRTRLY, via the coding sequence ATGCCGGTAATTAAAGTACGTGAAAACGAGCCATTTGACGTAGCACTGCGTCGCTTCAAGCGTTCTTGCGAGAAAGCAGGCGTTCTGGCTGAAGTTCGTCGTCGTGAGTTTTATGAAAAACCTACTACCGAACGTAAGCGCGCTAAAGCGTCTGCAGTAAAACGCCACGCGAAGAAACTGGCTCGCGAAAACGCACGCCGCACTCGTCTGTACTAA
- the bacA gene encoding undecaprenyl-diphosphate phosphatase, whose product MADIHQLWVAAILGIVEGLTEFLPVSSTGHMIIVGHLLGFEGDKADTFEVVIQLGSILAVVVMFWRRLFGLIGIHFGKVPHEGTGKGHLTLIHILLGMIPAVVVGLVFHDKIKTLFNPVNVMYALVVGGVLLLAAEFLKPKQPKAVGIDDMTYRQAFIIGCFQCLALWPGFSRSGATISGGMLMGVSRYAAAEFSFVLAVPMMMGATVLDLYKSIAFLSMADFPMFATGFITAFIVALIAIKVFLKLIQRISFVPFAIYRFIVAAAVYMIFV is encoded by the coding sequence ATGGCAGATATTCATCAGCTGTGGGTGGCAGCCATACTGGGTATTGTTGAAGGGCTGACGGAATTTCTTCCCGTCTCTTCCACCGGACACATGATCATTGTCGGTCATCTGTTAGGGTTTGAAGGCGATAAAGCCGATACTTTTGAAGTGGTTATCCAACTGGGCTCCATTCTGGCTGTCGTCGTGATGTTCTGGCGACGCCTGTTTGGCCTGATCGGTATCCATTTCGGTAAAGTACCGCACGAAGGCACCGGCAAAGGCCATTTAACCCTGATCCATATTCTGTTGGGAATGATCCCGGCGGTCGTGGTTGGTCTGGTGTTTCACGACAAAATCAAAACGTTATTTAATCCAGTCAACGTGATGTATGCCCTGGTCGTCGGCGGTGTGCTGCTGCTGGCTGCGGAGTTCCTGAAGCCAAAACAGCCGAAAGCGGTTGGCATTGATGATATGACCTATCGTCAGGCCTTTATCATCGGCTGCTTCCAGTGCCTGGCGCTGTGGCCGGGCTTCTCCCGTTCAGGAGCGACCATCTCTGGCGGGATGCTGATGGGCGTCAGTCGCTATGCGGCAGCGGAGTTCTCCTTCGTCCTGGCGGTGCCAATGATGATGGGAGCAACGGTGCTGGATCTGTATAAAAGCATCGCCTTCCTGTCGATGGCTGACTTCCCGATGTTCGCCACCGGCTTTATTACCGCCTTTATCGTGGCGCTGATTGCCATCAAGGTGTTCCTGAAGCTGATTCAGCGCATCTCCTTTGTGCCGTTTGCCATCTACCGCTTCATTGTGGCGGCTGCGGTTTACATGATCTTTGTCTAG
- the rpoD gene encoding RNA polymerase sigma factor RpoD, with the protein MEQNPQSQLKLLVTRGKEQGYLTYAEVNDHLPEDIVDSDQIEDIIQMINDMGIQVVEEAPDADDLMLNENSSDTDEDAAEAAAQVLSSVESEIGRTTDPVRMYMREMGTVELLTREGEIDIAKRIEDGINQVQCSVAEYPEAITYLLEQYDRVEAGEARLSDMITGFVDPNAEEEMAPTATHVGSELSEEERDDDEDEDEESDDDSADDDNSIDPELAREKFGDLRTQYEKARTVIKAKGRSHADAIAEIQNLSDVFKQFRLVPKQFDYLVNNMRTMMDRVRTQERIIMKLCVEICKMPKKNFITLFTGNETSETWFQAALAMNKPWSEKLKDVTEDVQRGLTKLSQIEEETGLTIEQVKDINRRMSIGEAKARRAKKEMVEANLRLVISIAKKYTNRGLQFLDLIQEGNIGLMKAVDKFEYRRGYKFSTYATWWIRQAITRSIADQARTIRIPVHMIETINKLNRISRQMLQEMGREPTPEELAERMLMPEDKIRKVLKIAKEPISMETPIGDDEDSHLGDFIEDTTLELPLDSATSESLRSATHDVLAGLTAREAKVLRMRFGIDMNTDHTLEEVGKQFDVTRERIRQIEAKALRKLRHPSRSEVLRSFLDD; encoded by the coding sequence ATGGAGCAAAACCCGCAGTCACAGCTGAAGCTGCTTGTCACCCGTGGTAAGGAGCAAGGCTATCTGACCTATGCCGAGGTCAATGACCATCTGCCGGAAGATATCGTCGACTCCGATCAGATCGAAGACATCATCCAGATGATCAACGACATGGGCATACAGGTTGTGGAAGAAGCACCTGATGCCGACGATCTGATGCTGAATGAAAACAGCAGCGATACGGATGAAGATGCTGCCGAAGCGGCTGCTCAGGTGCTATCCAGCGTTGAATCGGAAATCGGACGCACAACTGACCCGGTGCGCATGTACATGCGTGAAATGGGTACCGTTGAACTGCTGACGCGCGAAGGCGAAATCGACATCGCGAAACGCATCGAAGACGGTATCAACCAGGTACAGTGTTCCGTTGCTGAATATCCTGAAGCCATCACCTATTTGCTGGAGCAGTACGATCGCGTTGAAGCGGGCGAGGCTCGCCTGTCTGATATGATCACCGGTTTTGTCGATCCAAACGCAGAAGAAGAAATGGCACCTACGGCAACACACGTAGGGTCTGAACTTTCTGAAGAAGAGCGTGACGACGACGAAGACGAAGATGAAGAGTCCGACGACGACAGCGCTGACGATGACAACAGCATCGATCCTGAACTGGCACGCGAGAAGTTCGGCGACCTGCGTACGCAGTACGAGAAAGCGCGTACGGTCATTAAGGCCAAAGGCCGCAGCCACGCAGATGCGATTGCTGAAATCCAGAATCTGTCAGACGTCTTCAAACAGTTCCGCCTGGTGCCGAAGCAGTTCGACTACCTGGTGAACAACATGCGTACCATGATGGATCGCGTTCGTACTCAGGAACGTATCATCATGAAGCTGTGTGTTGAAATCTGTAAGATGCCGAAAAAGAACTTCATTACGCTGTTCACCGGTAATGAAACCAGCGAAACCTGGTTCCAGGCAGCGCTGGCAATGAACAAGCCGTGGTCAGAAAAGCTGAAAGACGTAACCGAAGACGTTCAGCGCGGCCTGACCAAGCTTTCGCAGATTGAAGAAGAAACCGGCCTGACCATTGAGCAGGTAAAAGACATTAACCGTCGCATGTCTATCGGCGAAGCGAAAGCGCGTCGTGCGAAGAAAGAGATGGTTGAGGCTAACCTGCGTCTGGTTATCTCTATCGCCAAGAAGTACACCAACCGTGGCCTGCAGTTCCTTGATCTGATCCAGGAAGGTAACATCGGTCTGATGAAAGCGGTGGATAAGTTTGAATACCGTCGTGGTTATAAGTTCTCTACTTATGCTACCTGGTGGATCCGTCAGGCTATTACCCGCTCCATCGCTGACCAGGCGCGCACCATTCGTATTCCGGTGCATATGATTGAGACGATTAACAAGCTCAACCGTATTTCTCGTCAGATGCTACAGGAAATGGGGCGTGAGCCAACGCCGGAAGAGCTGGCCGAGCGTATGCTGATGCCGGAAGATAAAATCCGTAAAGTGCTGAAAATTGCCAAAGAGCCGATCTCCATGGAGACGCCGATTGGTGATGATGAAGATTCACATCTGGGCGATTTTATCGAAGATACCACGCTGGAGCTGCCGCTGGATTCTGCCACCTCCGAGAGCCTGCGTTCAGCAACTCATGACGTGCTGGCTGGCCTGACCGCTCGTGAAGCGAAGGTACTGCGTATGCGTTTTGGTATTGATATGAATACCGACCACACGCTGGAAGAAGTCGGTAAGCAGTTTGACGTTACCCGTGAGCGTATCCGTCAGATTGAAGCGAAGGCGCTGCGTAAACTGCGTCATCCAAGCCGCTCTGAAGTTCTGCGCAGCTTCCTGGACGATTAA
- the tsaD gene encoding tRNA (adenosine(37)-N6)-threonylcarbamoyltransferase complex transferase subunit TsaD, protein MRVLGIETSCDETGIAIYDDATGLLANQLYSQVKLHADYGGVVPELASRDHVRKTVPLIQAALKEAGLKAQDIDAVAYTAGPGLVGALLVGATIGRSLAFAWDVPAIPVHHMEGHLLAPMLEENPPEFPFVALLVSGGHTQLIGVTGIGEYTLLGESVDDAAGEAFDKTAKLLGLDYPGGPLLSKMAQQGVAKRFVFPRPMTDRPGLDFSFSGLKTFAANTIRENSDDDQTRADIARAFEDAVVDTLAIKCKRALEQTGFKRLVIAGGVSANRTLRAKMAEVMQARGGEAFYARPEFCTDNGAMIAYAGMVRLKDGTHGELSVTVRPRWPLAELSPLHHD, encoded by the coding sequence ATGCGTGTACTCGGAATAGAAACTTCCTGCGATGAAACCGGTATCGCGATTTACGACGATGCCACCGGCTTGCTCGCTAACCAACTTTACAGCCAGGTCAAACTGCATGCCGATTACGGCGGTGTGGTACCGGAACTGGCTTCGCGCGATCACGTGCGTAAAACCGTGCCGTTAATCCAGGCCGCTTTGAAAGAAGCGGGCCTGAAGGCACAAGACATTGACGCGGTGGCTTATACTGCCGGGCCCGGTCTGGTCGGTGCGTTGCTGGTCGGCGCAACGATCGGTCGCTCGCTGGCTTTTGCCTGGGACGTCCCGGCCATCCCTGTCCACCATATGGAAGGACATCTGCTGGCACCGATGCTGGAAGAGAATCCGCCTGAGTTTCCGTTTGTCGCGCTGCTGGTTTCGGGCGGCCATACTCAGCTGATTGGCGTCACCGGCATTGGCGAATACACGCTGCTGGGCGAATCCGTTGATGATGCGGCTGGCGAGGCGTTCGATAAAACGGCGAAGCTGCTCGGCCTTGACTATCCTGGCGGTCCGCTGCTGTCAAAAATGGCGCAGCAGGGGGTGGCAAAACGCTTTGTTTTCCCTCGTCCAATGACCGATCGCCCTGGCCTGGATTTCAGTTTCTCCGGGCTGAAAACCTTCGCGGCCAATACCATCCGTGAAAACAGCGATGACGATCAGACCCGCGCTGATATCGCTCGGGCATTTGAAGATGCCGTTGTCGATACGCTGGCGATCAAATGTAAACGAGCGCTCGAGCAAACCGGCTTTAAGCGGCTGGTTATTGCGGGAGGCGTTAGTGCTAACCGGACGCTTCGTGCCAAAATGGCAGAAGTGATGCAGGCTCGCGGTGGTGAGGCGTTTTATGCGCGTCCTGAGTTTTGTACCGATAACGGCGCGATGATCGCTTATGCGGGAATGGTGCGTTTGAAGGACGGAACCCACGGCGAGCTGAGCGTTACCGTACGTCCTCGCTGGCCGCTGGCAGAGCTTTCTCCGCTGCATCACGACTAA
- a CDS encoding inorganic triphosphatase, whose amino-acid sequence MTIEIELKFIASPEAAEKLSSRMAAWPNQHAAPQKLTNIYFETENRQLRRWDMGLRIRGYGDSYEMTLKTAGQSVGGLHQRPEYNVPLQKPELDIAQLPTEIWPENCDLAALQQQLHPLFSTHFIREKWVVTYLNSEIEVAFDQGEVRAGEQAEPLNEIELELKSGERDDLLAFAAELVEMGGLRLGSLSKAARGYALAQGNPQRELHPLPVLKLKPKATVEEGMRSAFTLALSQWQYHEELWLRGNHAALHEIRQALETLRQAFTLFGALVPRKASSDLRQKLVALDEALTAEALQAETLCFSPLWLQTQLALTHWIASERWREFIDAKADAKLQGSFKRFSDIMLGRVSADLKETFGQIRQQNEYQDKLGRLTRQLLAARLLAGAYDEAAVAAWLHEWEQLAHAIENKQDAWLETWSRQALKQPVFWKNGRV is encoded by the coding sequence ATGACCATCGAAATTGAATTAAAGTTCATCGCCTCACCTGAAGCAGCCGAAAAACTTTCCTCACGGATGGCGGCCTGGCCGAACCAGCATGCCGCGCCGCAAAAGCTGACCAATATTTACTTTGAGACAGAAAACCGTCAGCTTCGCCGCTGGGATATGGGCCTGCGCATCCGCGGTTATGGCGACAGTTATGAAATGACGCTTAAAACCGCCGGGCAGAGCGTGGGCGGATTGCATCAGCGCCCGGAATATAATGTGCCGCTGCAAAAGCCCGAACTGGATATTGCACAGCTGCCGACAGAAATCTGGCCTGAAAACTGTGATTTAGCGGCGCTACAACAGCAGCTGCACCCACTTTTCAGCACCCACTTCATTCGTGAAAAGTGGGTGGTCACTTACCTGAACAGCGAGATAGAAGTTGCATTTGACCAGGGAGAAGTGCGTGCCGGTGAGCAGGCTGAGCCGCTGAACGAAATCGAGCTTGAACTCAAATCGGGCGAGCGTGATGACCTGCTTGCCTTTGCTGCGGAACTGGTCGAAATGGGCGGTTTGCGCCTGGGCAGTTTAAGCAAGGCGGCGCGCGGCTATGCGCTGGCACAGGGCAATCCACAGCGTGAACTGCATCCGCTGCCGGTCTTAAAACTAAAACCGAAAGCGACCGTGGAAGAAGGTATGCGCAGCGCTTTCACGCTGGCCTTAAGCCAGTGGCAGTATCATGAAGAGCTGTGGCTGCGCGGTAATCATGCTGCTTTGCACGAAATACGCCAGGCGCTGGAAACGCTGCGTCAGGCCTTTACGCTGTTTGGAGCGCTGGTGCCACGAAAGGCCAGCAGCGATCTGCGACAGAAGCTGGTAGCGCTGGACGAGGCGTTAACGGCAGAAGCTTTACAGGCGGAAACGTTGTGCTTCAGTCCGCTTTGGTTACAGACCCAGTTAGCACTTACTCATTGGATTGCGTCCGAGCGCTGGCGCGAGTTTATAGATGCGAAAGCCGATGCCAAACTGCAAGGCTCGTTTAAACGCTTCAGCGATATCATGCTTGGTCGCGTCTCTGCCGATTTGAAAGAAACCTTTGGGCAGATCCGCCAGCAAAATGAATATCAGGACAAGCTGGGGCGTCTGACTCGTCAGCTGCTGGCAGCGCGTTTGTTAGCGGGCGCTTACGATGAAGCAGCCGTAGCAGCCTGGCTTCATGAATGGGAGCAGCTGGCTCACGCCATCGAAAACAAACAGGATGCCTGGCTGGAAACCTGGAGCCGTCAGGCACTGAAGCAGCCTGTTTTCTGGAAAAACGGTCGCGTCTGA
- a CDS encoding multifunctional CCA addition/repair protein — MKTYLVGGAVRDALLNLPVKDKDWVVVGASPEEMLTLGYEQVGRDFPVFLHPKTHQEYALARTERKSGSGYTGFVCYSAPDVTLEQDLQRRDLTINAIAQDDDGNYYDPYGGRDDIQQRQLRHVSEAFKEDPLRVLRVARFAARFAHLNFVVATDTQALMRWMVESGELNALTPERVWKETEKALETRNPQVYFQVLRDCGALAVLFPELDNLYGIPAPAKWHPEIDTGIHTLMTLAIAAQLTEDIAVRFATLFHDVGKALTPPEKWPSHHGHGPAGVPLVEHLCQRLRVPNALRDLALLVTEFHDLVHTVDRQSPETLVALFDRIDAWRKPQRVEQLALTSEADARGRTGFENNAYPQGDYLRKAFEIVLNVSTKEVVAAGFKGAEVREELSRRRIKALGDWQVAKA, encoded by the coding sequence GTGAAGACTTACCTTGTCGGTGGCGCGGTACGCGATGCCCTGCTGAATTTACCGGTCAAAGACAAAGATTGGGTCGTGGTTGGCGCTTCCCCCGAAGAGATGCTGACGCTGGGCTATGAACAGGTTGGCCGCGATTTCCCCGTTTTTCTTCATCCCAAGACCCATCAGGAATATGCGCTGGCTCGTACCGAACGCAAAAGCGGCAGCGGCTACACCGGCTTTGTCTGCTACTCCGCGCCGGACGTCACCCTTGAGCAGGACTTGCAGCGCCGCGATCTGACCATCAATGCCATAGCGCAGGATGATGATGGCAATTATTACGATCCCTATGGCGGTCGCGATGATATCCAGCAACGCCAACTGCGCCATGTCTCCGAGGCTTTTAAGGAAGATCCCCTGCGGGTGCTGCGTGTCGCCCGTTTCGCGGCGCGATTCGCCCATCTCAATTTTGTTGTTGCTACTGATACTCAGGCACTGATGCGCTGGATGGTCGAAAGCGGCGAGCTGAATGCGCTGACGCCTGAACGCGTCTGGAAAGAGACCGAAAAGGCGCTGGAGACCCGCAATCCCCAGGTCTATTTTCAGGTCTTACGGGATTGTGGTGCATTAGCCGTGCTTTTCCCGGAGCTGGACAACCTGTACGGCATCCCCGCCCCGGCGAAATGGCATCCCGAAATCGACACGGGCATCCATACGCTGATGACGCTCGCGATTGCCGCCCAGCTCACTGAAGATATTGCCGTGCGCTTCGCTACCCTTTTCCACGATGTTGGCAAGGCGCTGACGCCGCCGGAAAAATGGCCGAGCCATCATGGTCATGGCCCTGCTGGCGTCCCGCTGGTTGAGCATCTTTGTCAGCGATTGCGGGTGCCGAATGCATTGCGTGATTTGGCACTGCTGGTGACGGAATTTCATGATCTGGTGCATACCGTTGACCGCCAGAGTCCGGAAACGCTGGTGGCGCTGTTTGACCGCATTGATGCCTGGCGTAAACCCCAGCGCGTTGAGCAACTGGCCCTGACCAGCGAAGCAGACGCGCGTGGGCGTACCGGTTTCGAAAACAATGCGTATCCGCAAGGCGATTATCTGCGTAAAGCGTTTGAAATCGTTCTGAACGTCTCGACCAAAGAGGTTGTTGCCGCAGGTTTTAAAGGCGCTGAAGTCAGAGAAGAATTATCGAGAAGGCGTATCAAGGCGTTAGGTGACTGGCAGGTAGCAAAGGCTTAA
- the dnaG gene encoding DNA primase translates to MAGRIPRVFINDLLARTDIVDLIDARVKLKKQGKNYHACCPFHNEKTPSFTVNGEKQFYHCFGCGAHGNAIDFLMNYDRLEFVESIEELATLYGLEVPYESGTGPSQLERHQRQSLYQLMTGLSEYYQQSLSQNQAAGAREYLAQRGLSDEVIKHFSIGFAPAGWDNALKRFGRSQDDRQSLSDAGMLVTNDQGRSYDRFRERIMFPIHDKRGRVIGFGGRVLGDALPKYLNSPETDIFHKGRQLYGLYEAQKHHPEPAKLLVVEGYMDVVALAQFGIDYAVASLGTSTTPEHIQLLFRTTDNVICCYDGDRAGREAAWRALETALPYMNDGRQLRFMFLPDGEDPDTLVRKEGKEAFEARMEQAMPLSAFLFDTLMPQVDLRSPDGRAQLSTLALPLISQVPGETLRIYLRQELGNKLGILDDSQLEKLLPKQGENAKPPKQPQLKRTTMRILIGLLIQNPDLATMVPSLEGLGNSELPGFTLFVELVGTCVAHPGLTTGQLLELYRGTKFSQSLETLATWNHMIVEDEVETMFKDSLASMYDAALERRLEELIARDRTHVLNADERREFWTLSQALKKQ, encoded by the coding sequence ATGGCTGGACGAATTCCACGCGTTTTTATCAATGACTTGCTGGCACGCACGGACATCGTGGATCTGATCGATGCGCGCGTAAAGCTTAAAAAGCAGGGCAAGAATTATCACGCGTGCTGTCCTTTCCATAATGAGAAAACCCCCTCTTTCACCGTGAACGGCGAAAAGCAGTTTTACCATTGCTTCGGCTGCGGAGCACACGGTAACGCCATTGATTTCCTGATGAATTACGACCGTCTGGAATTTGTGGAAAGCATTGAAGAGCTGGCAACGCTGTACGGCCTTGAAGTGCCCTATGAAAGCGGTACGGGCCCCAGCCAGCTTGAACGGCACCAGCGGCAGAGTTTGTATCAGCTGATGACCGGACTGAGCGAGTATTACCAGCAGTCGCTTTCCCAAAATCAGGCAGCAGGCGCACGTGAGTATCTGGCGCAGCGTGGGCTCAGTGATGAAGTCATTAAACACTTTTCCATCGGCTTTGCTCCGGCAGGCTGGGACAATGCGTTAAAACGCTTTGGCCGCAGTCAGGATGACCGCCAGTCGCTAAGCGATGCCGGAATGCTGGTCACTAACGACCAGGGCCGCAGTTACGATCGCTTCCGTGAACGGATAATGTTTCCCATTCATGACAAGCGCGGGCGAGTAATAGGATTTGGTGGGCGCGTGCTGGGCGATGCGCTGCCAAAATATTTAAACTCCCCGGAAACCGATATTTTCCATAAGGGCCGTCAGTTATACGGTCTTTATGAAGCTCAAAAGCATCATCCTGAACCCGCGAAACTGTTGGTGGTGGAAGGCTACATGGACGTAGTAGCGCTGGCACAATTCGGTATTGATTATGCCGTGGCGTCGCTGGGCACTTCTACTACGCCTGAGCACATTCAACTTCTCTTCCGCACAACCGACAATGTGATCTGTTGCTATGACGGCGACAGAGCGGGCCGGGAAGCAGCATGGCGTGCGCTGGAAACCGCATTACCTTACATGAATGACGGTCGTCAGCTACGCTTTATGTTTCTGCCCGATGGCGAAGACCCGGATACGCTGGTGCGTAAAGAAGGAAAAGAGGCGTTTGAAGCGCGGATGGAACAGGCTATGCCGCTTTCCGCCTTCTTATTTGACACGCTGATGCCACAGGTTGATTTGCGTTCTCCGGATGGGCGCGCGCAGCTGAGTACGCTGGCACTGCCGTTGATTAGCCAGGTCCCAGGCGAAACGCTGAGGATCTATCTGCGTCAGGAGCTTGGCAACAAGCTGGGAATTTTGGACGACAGCCAGCTGGAAAAACTGTTGCCAAAACAGGGTGAGAACGCGAAACCGCCTAAGCAGCCCCAGCTAAAACGCACAACCATGCGTATACTCATTGGGCTGCTGATTCAGAATCCCGATCTGGCAACAATGGTACCGTCACTGGAAGGATTAGGAAATTCTGAGCTGCCTGGCTTTACGCTGTTTGTTGAGTTAGTCGGCACCTGCGTTGCGCATCCTGGCCTGACTACGGGACAGCTACTAGAGTTATATCGCGGAACAAAATTTAGTCAGAGCCTTGAAACACTGGCTACATGGAACCACATGATCGTAGAAGATGAAGTGGAAACCATGTTTAAGGACTCGCTGGCCAGTATGTACGACGCCGCCCTGGAACGCAGGCTGGAAGAATTAATAGCCCGCGACCGTACTCATGTACTCAACGCAGACGAGCGGCGTGAGTTCTGGACGCTGAGTCAGGCTTTAAAGAAACAGTAA
- the mug gene encoding G/U mismatch-specific DNA glycosylase produces MSEITDHTITDILTPALRVVFCGINPGKSSAHTGFHFAHPGNRFWKTIWQAGFTFRQLKPEEEQQLLDTGCGITMLVERPTKEATELSRGELLDGGRLLVEKIERYQPAALAVLGKQAYKQAFGVSKVEWGRQPQNIGETEVWVLPNPSGLNRASQEELVAAYRELETALTLRKR; encoded by the coding sequence ATGAGTGAAATAACGGACCATACGATCACGGACATTCTTACACCCGCGCTGCGGGTGGTGTTTTGCGGCATCAATCCAGGAAAGTCGTCAGCGCATACCGGCTTCCATTTTGCCCATCCGGGCAACCGCTTCTGGAAAACTATCTGGCAGGCGGGCTTTACCTTCCGCCAGCTGAAGCCGGAAGAAGAACAGCAGCTGCTGGATACGGGTTGTGGCATTACGATGCTGGTGGAAAGGCCCACAAAAGAGGCGACCGAACTGTCGCGCGGTGAGCTGCTCGATGGCGGCCGGCTGCTGGTGGAAAAAATAGAGCGGTATCAGCCAGCGGCTTTAGCCGTGCTGGGCAAGCAAGCCTATAAGCAGGCCTTTGGCGTCAGTAAAGTGGAGTGGGGCAGGCAGCCGCAAAATATTGGTGAGACGGAGGTTTGGGTTTTGCCGAATCCCAGCGGATTGAACCGGGCATCGCAGGAGGAACTGGTTGCCGCTTACCGCGAGCTGGAGACTGCGCTAACCCTGCGTAAACGTTAG
- the folB gene encoding bifunctional dihydroneopterin aldolase/7,8-dihydroneopterin epimerase: MDIVFIEQLSVITTIGVYDWEQTISQKLVFDVEMAWDNRRAAASDDVADCLSYADVSEAIINHVAGGKFALVERVAEEVATLLMQRFNSPWVRIKLSKPGAVAQAHQVGVIIQRGTIPK; this comes from the coding sequence ATGGATATCGTATTTATTGAACAACTCTCCGTCATCACCACGATTGGTGTTTACGACTGGGAACAGACTATTTCACAAAAGCTGGTGTTCGATGTCGAAATGGCCTGGGACAATCGCCGAGCCGCCGCCAGTGATGACGTCGCTGACTGCCTGAGCTATGCCGACGTCAGTGAAGCCATCATTAATCACGTGGCCGGCGGCAAATTTGCACTGGTTGAGCGCGTCGCGGAAGAGGTTGCCACTCTGCTAATGCAGCGATTTAACTCTCCCTGGGTTCGCATCAAACTCAGCAAGCCGGGCGCGGTTGCACAGGCGCATCAGGTAGGCGTCATCATTCAACGAGGGACTATTCCGAAATAA
- a CDS encoding TIGR04211 family SH3 domain-containing protein: MKKTHFIGLTLLTFSVAASVHAEEKRYISDELSTWVRSGPSDSYRLVATLNAGEQVALLQTNDETHYGQIRDASGRTAWIPLTQLSQQPSLRTRVPQLEQQVKDLTDKLANIDGSWNQRTAEMQKKVAGSDDAINSLKAQNQKLKNELVVAQKKVNAANVQLDDKQRTIIMQWFMYGGGVAGVGLLLGLLLPHMIPSRKKKDRWMN; the protein is encoded by the coding sequence ATGAAAAAAACGCATTTTATTGGCCTCACTTTACTCACTTTTAGCGTAGCAGCATCCGTACATGCCGAAGAAAAACGCTATATTTCTGATGAGCTTTCCACCTGGGTTCGCAGCGGGCCGAGCGACAGCTACCGTCTGGTTGCTACCCTGAATGCGGGCGAACAGGTCGCTTTACTGCAAACCAATGACGAAACCCATTACGGCCAGATCCGCGATGCCAGCGGTCGTACCGCCTGGATCCCCCTGACGCAGCTTAGCCAGCAACCGAGCCTGCGTACGCGCGTTCCGCAGCTGGAGCAGCAGGTGAAAGATCTGACCGATAAACTGGCGAACATTGACGGCAGCTGGAACCAGCGCACTGCCGAGATGCAGAAAAAAGTCGCCGGCAGTGATGATGCAATTAACAGCCTGAAAGCTCAGAATCAAAAGCTGAAAAATGAGCTGGTGGTGGCGCAGAAGAAGGTGAATGCCGCCAATGTTCAGCTGGATGACAAACAGCGCACCATTATTATGCAATGGTTTATGTACGGCGGCGGTGTAGCGGGTGTGGGCCTGCTGCTTGGGCTGCTGCTGCCGCATATGATCCCGAGCCGCAAGAAAAAAGATCGCTGGATGAACTGA
- the plsY gene encoding glycerol-3-phosphate 1-O-acyltransferase PlsY, translated as MSVFALGMIFFAYLCGSISSAILVCRMFGLPDPRQNGSGNPGATNVLRIGGKIPALTVLIFDVLKGMLPVWLAYHYGLSPFYLGLIAIAACLGHIYPVFFHFKGGKGVATAFGAIAPIGWDLTGLMTGTWLLTVLLSGYSSLGAIISALIAPFYVWWFKPQLTFPVAMLSCLVLLRHHDNIQRLWRGQETKIWKKKKRNKPEEE; from the coding sequence ATGAGTGTATTCGCGCTTGGTATGATTTTTTTCGCGTATCTGTGCGGCTCCATTTCCAGCGCGATTCTGGTTTGCCGAATGTTCGGATTACCCGACCCGCGTCAGAATGGATCCGGCAACCCTGGTGCGACAAATGTGTTGCGCATCGGCGGCAAAATACCCGCACTGACCGTACTGATTTTCGACGTCCTTAAGGGCATGCTGCCGGTCTGGCTGGCTTATCATTACGGACTCTCTCCTTTCTATCTTGGCCTGATCGCCATTGCCGCCTGTCTGGGCCACATCTATCCGGTGTTTTTCCATTTTAAAGGCGGCAAAGGGGTAGCGACAGCATTTGGCGCGATTGCGCCGATTGGTTGGGATTTGACCGGACTGATGACCGGCACCTGGCTGTTGACCGTGTTGCTGAGCGGCTATTCTTCGCTTGGCGCCATCATTAGCGCCCTGATTGCGCCGTTTTATGTCTGGTGGTTTAAGCCCCAGCTGACTTTTCCGGTGGCGATGCTGTCGTGTCTGGTGCTGTTACGCCATCACGATAATATTCAGCGGCTGTGGCGCGGTCAGGAGACAAAAATCTGGAAGAAGAAAAAGCGGAACAAGCCCGAAGAAGAGTAG